The Lolium rigidum isolate FL_2022 chromosome 1, APGP_CSIRO_Lrig_0.1, whole genome shotgun sequence region AATATGACATGTTTGAACACTTAGGATATCTTTTGTTAGCTTAGAGATGATTTTTAAGAAAATAAAATGTTATTTTTGCCATTATATCATACATTCATATGTCTTCTTTTAGCAAATTATTTTATCAATCAAATATAATCAAAATTTATCAGTTTTTAATTAGTTTTTTATTAATTGTTAGGGATGGCATTAAATAATTGTGCATTATATATAACCTATGTTGACAGAGAGGGCTAAAAGGAGACATGACTTTTCTATCATTGGAGTACATGTATTGTATATGgcttagactagccacaatgggagtatcataagtagtatcatgcatgccatgttggtaaaaatctgatgtggcacaccaattaatgaggtgagagatgagagtggtatcataatatgataccgtatcatagcacgttaaACTAGAAAAGTTAATGGCAAAgacatcatgtacacaaatttgcattgagattctacaaaacattaaatatgttattactatgataccatcttatgatactatgcattgtggagatagtatcataaactagtatcatgtacatgatacttcccattgtgactagtcttaggaaATGAAAGAAGTACTTGTTCCGACCCATAAAAATATTGAAGTTTTAATACCAAGTTAATACTCCATCTAAAAATATTTTTATCTAGACACAAATGTATTTAGATGTATTTTAGTTAGAAATACattcgtatctagataaagttgagacacctaCTTTTTTTTAGACGGATGAATATACTAACTTTTAGTAAGCACTCCATGTTCCATACTACCATGCGGACACATGATTTTGCCGTTTGACCAAGTCTCATTGGAACCACCTACCCACACGCACATTTGACATTTCCTCGTCCTCCACAGTAAAATCACACCAAAAAGAATCTAATCACCACTCCATATCCGGAAGTCAACAGGAAATTGACACATTTTTACCACTCAGAACCCGTCAGTTTCACCGCGTCTAGCAAATTAATCCGAGCAAAGCTCTTTCGGTCTGCCTTCCCTCCCTCCTTCCGGGTAGTTTTCCTTCCATTCTCCGCCCCTCCCCTCCTTCCTCGAGCTCCGCGCTGTCCCGCGCACGATCCCGACCGCCGCAGCTCCCCACTCCTCCGGCCGGCGCGGGCGTGGCTGTTCCGCCGCCGGACGAGCGGAGGGCCCAGCCGCCGGCTTCTACCTCGTATCCGGTGTGGTGGGTGGTTGTGTGGATGTGGAGTTCATTTTCCTTGTAGCTGGATGGCGTACGCCATGTTCGGGTCGAGGAGggtggacgacgagatggcgctcAACAGGCAGCGGACCGTAAGGTGAGCGCGCGGGCACCAACTTCCCTCTACTGGTTTGCCTTGATGCTATGTTTGCTCGGTGGCGATTAGCGGTTTTGTCATTTTTAGCTTCGGGATGGGTTGGGGGCGCGGAGGTCAAAGGGATGATGAGATGAGCGCGATTTTGCCGCTATCTTCCCCATTTCGGTGCGGATTTGAGAAGAAGAATAAACTCGGATTGGCGTGGGTAGGTGACTAGGTGGCCGTTGCTGCGTTCGTTGAGAAGAAATTTGTTGCGGGGCTCTCACGCTTTTGCTATTACTTCGTTCAGAGCTCCTGCGTGCCTTGATTTTTGTTTGTTAGCATAGCAGTAATCTGGTAGTGAGTCCTCTTAAGTTGTTTGCTTACTGTGATAGATGGCCAGAGTAAGATTAGATTCACAGTTGAGGATTATTAAATAGGGAAATTAATCTGATATATAGCCTAAGATTGAAGAGCACGGAATTCCTGCAGGCTATGCTGAATGTCAATGAGCCTAAATGACCATGTCTggcttcagaattttttaacacaccctcttttttttttctaaaatctgTCGCAGCAGATTTTCAGCGTCACTTTCAGTTGGAGTGTTAATTCTGTTTTCATTCACAGATTCCAAGAGGAGAGGGCGAAGCCAACCATGCCTGTTTACCAGAAGCAGCCTGGGCTAGCCGCTCGTAAGCTTGGCGTGGGGAATTCAGGGAAGAGCAGGATTTTTGTAGCACGGCCTGATCTTCACTACAAGATTATTGACCCGACAAGCGATTTCATCCTGATGTGGAACTATGTCTTCCGCATCGCATGCTTCGTTGCTCTGTTTATGGACCCTCTCTACTTCTATGTACCTAGAATCGTCAATGAAGCTCGCACTCAGTGCGTCGGGAAAGACAGACACCTGGCTACCATCATTACTGTCTTCCGGTCAACTGCCGATCTTTTTTATGTCGTCCAGATTGTGATAAAGTTCATGACTGCGTATATTAATCCGCGCTCCAAGTTGGGAGTTTTTGGCCGGGGAGACCTTGTTACAGATCCTAATGAAATTGCAAAGAACTATATCAGATCTGACTTTGCAATTGATTTGGTGGCTTCATTGCCTATACCACAGGTAAACTTTCTGATGCATTGCTTATCATTATAAGAAACATTTGTTTGCCCTGATGTTTGCATACAGTTTCATTAGCACTTGCCGAGATGATGGGGAACTGTAAATATTATTCCTCCCCCAGATGAAATAATCGATTTCACGTGACCACAAATAGGTCAAAATAAGTAACTTTTTTTTGGAAATAAGGGGAAACTCTCTGCTCCCTTCTTATTACAAAAGCATAAGATGGTGAACCTCCGGGCTCTGCAATATCTTAGATGCCTTGAAACAACCAAAAAGTATTTCATTCCAATATATCGACGCGCACTACTTCTAAATTTGGCCGTGGCTCTGAAATGATTGCTTTGACGGCAAGACTATTCTTTTATAAAACATGAAAGTAGTAGGTCTCAACATCCTGAATCACACCATAAAGTTTCATGTGCCATATTTGCGAGTTGAACAAAACTTCACTCCATACCTGAATGTTATCTGACatttctttgtttcttttgttgCAGATCATTACTTGGTCTGTGATACCAGCTATTAAATATTCTTGGTCTGGTCATAACAATGACATGCTGTTTCTGGTTGCTCTTTTTCAGTACATTCTAAGGTTATATCTTATAGTTTCCTTGAATGGTAAAATTGTCAAAGTTACAGGAGCTTTTTCGAAGACTGCCTGGCAAGGAGCTGTATCCAATCTGCTGTTATACATGACTGCTAGCCATGTATGATACCTTGATACTTATATGGATTAAAAGTTTCAGTATCCAATCTTTTTCCAGTATACTTTATTGTGGTTGCTATATTGACTATCATGTAATGGAAGTGCTTGATATGCTCTTCTCCTTTTCAGGTTTTAGGAGCATTGTGGTACTTGCTATCTGTTGATCGCCAGACTGCATGCTGGCAACAATATTGCCGTGATGAACCTAGTTGTCATAATAAATACCTAGCTTGTAACGTGAAGCCAGATCCAATTTGGGCAAATAGCACTGTTATCTTTACAAATTGTGATGCTAGTAACAAAACTGGCAATTTCGATTATGGTATGTTTGAGACATTGTTATCAAACAAAACTCCCAGCCAGAGATTCCTGAGGAAGTATGTCTATTGCCTTTGGTGGGGCTTACAGAATCTAAGGTATGACAATATCTGAACAACAGATGTTCTTGTAAGGCTGGCAATCTGATAATAAGATACATATATTGTGTACTAGGGTTGTAGGGGAATGGTTCTTGATAGAAGAACTGTTCTTctaattcttgtttctttgatcctCATAGTGGGTCCTCTTTATATAGAGGCCTAACAGTCCAATCTAATTAACCTCTAATTGGCTTAATGCCCAAGCAAAAGGATATCTTTGTATTGATAAAGCTGGACGATCATGGGGATTCTTTCCTTAACATGGCATCGGGTGAACGATGTACTCTACTTACATTATATGGCATGAACTAGGTACAAAGTTTGAATATTAATAACTACACCTCTGTTGCAACATTTCAGAGATCAGACATTTGTATATTCAATTCAACCAACCCTACAATGCTACATTCCTGACCTGATAAGTTTTAGCTACTGCACCTGTTTGTTGTAATAGCTATTTTATAGACTTACAGTAACTACAGCCGGTATGAAGATTCTATTAGTTGATAACATTCTATATTATTTGTTGAAACAGTTGCTATGGCCAGACATTGACTGTGAGTACCTATATTGGCGAGACATTATATGCTATATTTTTGGCGGTGCTTGGTCTTGTTTTGTTTGCCCATTTGATTGGGAATGTTCAGGTACTTTTACATTATAATGTAAACTTGTTTTCATGTGCAACTCACCAAACTACTTTGATTATAGAAGTTACACACCATAGCCTTTTTGTTTAATGTACTCGCTTTTGTGTTAGGTTCACCACTTCTCTAGCCTCAGTATTTCTATCTTCATACCATGCCATCATTTTCATTTTTGCTCTAAATACTGGGGATGTTCTTGGAAACGCTTTAAGATCATGACTAATTTTTTGCTCAAGTTTGCGAATGTTGGGTTGCTCATTGAAATTCGCAATCAAACATAGCCATTGACCAAAAGAGAGACATAAGGATTAAGTCTTTGTGTGTCTGGTGATATGCTTGGCCAACATGCATTGATGATTTCAGTATATTACTTTAATTCGTTATACCCGAACACGCCGACAAGTATTACTAAGCTGAGGTCTTTGTCGTGACGAGGTCATAATGTCACATGCACAACCcgctagtgtactttaatctgctTGCCTTTTCCTTTAGCttatagagataataaagttaAGTATTCACCTTAACCTTATCAAACAGCTCAGCAATCCTGTTTTACACATGCATTACGTAGATTTTGTTCTTTCAACGGGTGATGTCAACAgccttttgttttgattttttttgttacCTCTTCTCAAGTAGTATCTCTGTTCCAAAATGTAAATGTTTTGGTAGGCTATTTTAGCCTACCAAAACATCTTTTAGTTAGGAACAGAGGTAGTAACTAATAAACTATCATGCCAATAATGCAAACATGGTTCCTTTTGTTTCAAGTTCACATTTCTCAACATAATCATTTGCAAGAAACACTGGGCTTATTACATTATATTATTTGCTAGACCTACCTACAATCTATCACCGCAAGGGTTGAGGAATGGAGAGTAAAGCAAAGAGATACCGAAGAGTGGATGAGACATCGCCAACTTCCTCATGAACTACGAGAAAGGGTGAGAAGATTTATTCATTACAAGTGGCTTGCAACTCGAGGTGTGGATGAAGCATCTATCCTGAAGGCTCTTCCCACAGATCTTCGTCGGGACATCAACCGTCACCTTTGCTTGGATCTTGTTCGCCGGGTAAAATTACCTTCGTTACTCTTTTCTGTTGTTGAGCAATTTTAGAAATTTAGTGAACTTCACAGCCATCTGATGCTCTTGTTACAAACTATTTAGACAAATTAAGCCATGTGTTTCTACCTGACCCTCACTCCATCAGTTCCGCTTATGCTTTGTACGGATGCACAGAACATGTGGGACCATGAAATTTCAATTGGATGAccaccttttcttttcctttgtaTTACAATCCAATTCGATCGTACATTAAAGAAGACAACTATGACATGAAAACTAACTGCAAGTGTACACTTCACCCCATATTTCTATCCTCGAGTTCCTCTAATTTTCCACAGGTGAGACATTAAAACAGAGAAATAttcttattattttttatttccctttattatTCTCTATTGGTAAACATATTAATACAGGTAAATTAAAATCTGCTGCTGTATTGACCTAGGTGTGCGTCTCTTTTGGCATGTTTGAACACTGAAGGGCTGCAAGATTCAAATATTATGAACTTTATATCCTACGGGAGGTGCTTCAAAATTACAACCACCCAATGGTTCACTAATAATCAGTAGCCCGTTTGATTTATACAGTTTCTGGGAGAGCACTGAACACAGCTGTTTCAGAAATCCGTTCATGGATTGTTTAATAAGTACTCATTTGCAAATTTACTTTTTTCATAGATGTTTTATCCAGTCCCAACCTTATAGTGGTTTTCCGTAGTTGGCATAGGTCTTGTTACTTGTGTCGTGATCAATGGCACACATATAGTTTCATTTGACGGCAAGGTCGTGAAAATGCAGATCACTTGATGACCGAGGCTCACTTTGTTTTTACA contains the following coding sequences:
- the LOC124685179 gene encoding cyclic nucleotide-gated ion channel 17-like, yielding MAYAMFGSRRVDDEMALNRQRTVRFQEERAKPTMPVYQKQPGLAARKLGVGNSGKSRIFVARPDLHYKIIDPTSDFILMWNYVFRIACFVALFMDPLYFYVPRIVNEARTQCVGKDRHLATIITVFRSTADLFYVVQIVIKFMTAYINPRSKLGVFGRGDLVTDPNEIAKNYIRSDFAIDLVASLPIPQIITWSVIPAIKYSWSGHNNDMLFLVALFQYILRLYLIVSLNGKIVKVTGAFSKTAWQGAVSNLLLYMTASHVLGALWYLLSVDRQTACWQQYCRDEPSCHNKYLACNVKPDPIWANSTVIFTNCDASNKTGNFDYGMFETLLSNKTPSQRFLRKYVYCLWWGLQNLSCYGQTLTVSTYIGETLYAIFLAVLGLVLFAHLIGNVQTYLQSITARVEEWRVKQRDTEEWMRHRQLPHELRERVRRFIHYKWLATRGVDEASILKALPTDLRRDINRHLCLDLVRRVPFFSQMDDQLLDAICGRLVSSLSTKGTYTVREGDPVTEMLFIIRGKLESSTTDGGRTGFFNSIILKSGDFCGEELLGWALVPRPTVNLPSSTRTVKALVEVEAFALQAEDLKFVASQFRRLHSRKLQHTFRYYSHHWRTWAACFIQATWRRHKRRKLAKDLMMRESFSSMREDEDDAFPEHNLARKIMTAARKGPDSHRELPKFRKPSEPDFSVEHED